The Oryza sativa Japonica Group chromosome 11, ASM3414082v1 DNA window ggattcattatattttaggataaatttgaaagaaaaaagtcCGAATTACGTCTAAAGTTTTGCGACAGTCCAAATTACCTACCTAAACTAAAAACCGGATGTTggagcacaaaaaaaaaataaaagaaattgtagggcttacatgtcatatctctTTTTTGGGTGATCAAACTCCCCCTTTGCAGAGGGCCCTATAGGCAGTGACCAAGTGACCAACGTTGGAGCTCGAGCTTGCTCAGGAAgcgcgagggggggggggggggggggtggacaCTGGAAGCAAAGACTAGTGGCGAAGCTCAAGCTCGCTTATATATGTTACATGGTCTAGACCATGGCTCCCTACGACCTAGACAAGAAAATGGTCTAGGGCACAGTTTAGGCCCTAAATGAGATGAAAATCTGCAGTCTTGCGTCTAGACGTGATCTAGACTGTCTAAACCATGGTCTAGGCGAACACTAAATATATAGGACGCTGACGGTAGAACTCGAGCTCTTCTCGTCCCTTTTCTCTATCTAGGTCCCTCATCTCAGCGACTGATAGCGGTGGTGGACACCATTGCTTGTCCAGCCATTGTCTCCTCAAGCTTGGTTAGGTGATTGACATTGGCCGAAGCAAAGCTTGAGGCAGTGGCGGACCAACGTAGAGCTCGAGGAGATGGTGGACCCACATAGAGCTCGAGGCTCTCCCGTTCCCCAAGCACTGCTACCCCATCTTAATAGGGGAAGAGATGGAGGTAGCCGCGAGCAGATCTCATGTTGTTGTGCCTCCACATTAGAGCAAGGATAACTTgcaggctataagccggctaaatgcttaggtggaagagagaagagaggagagagaggagaagcgggctatAAACTTACAGCCGACTTGGACACAATAACAAAAAACTCTGTAAGAGAGACAAGTAGACcatgtattaattgtaaagagctaactattatatgggtaggctaagagaaaactaaaaaaacCTTATAGCCATCAGGTCGGTTATATTATTAGCCTTCCTCTTAGTGCCAAGTCGGTGCTCAGCTCCATGGTCTCCACCGTCGCACCTCCACATCTCATGTTGTCGTTGTTTTCTTCTGCTGAGGTCGAGCCTAGGAAAGAAGGGAAGAGAGGAAAAGTACTGACAGGTATATCCAAtcgattttaaaaatattttttggtggGAAAAAAAAGCTTCGGATTGAGTAACGGTATAATTCGTGTTTTGAAGAGTTTTGGTGTGAAATATTTGGTGTGTTAATTCAGcgaataattttaattttcacaaaaaaatgtGGTGGTAATTTGGACCATTTCTAATTTAAATCACTAGCGCTAAGCGgctattttaggatggagggagtaaaacttACCCTTTTcattttggaaaaagtacgaattacccgcCTGAACATCGCGACAGTATGAATTACTCTATTTAactcgaaaaccagacatccttcaccccccaactatgcaaacctgACAAATAACCCTAgctcaatccgcggtggttttagTCCTACGTGGCATATGTGTGATAGTCCAATCagaatttctttaaaaaaattggagggccccacctatcagttTCTCATTCGTCTCTATCTCTCTACTCTATCCCTTTCCCcggtcccctctctctcttctccctcccctcacctccaTCAGAGAATGACGGTGAGCGAATGCAGTTGGGTCTAGGCAACGAAGGGGGAGCCGAGGATGGCGGCAGGCAAGGGCGGAGCCAACTGGGGGTGCCGAAGCCAGGGATGGCGACGCGCCCCTATCTCCGTCGTCAATGCCCAAGCAACCTCCGCCTCCCCCCATCGGCACCCGCGCGACCTCCGCTTCCACCGCTGGCCGCCCGAGCGACCTCTTCTGCCGCCAGCTGCCCAAGCAATGTGCCAcgcacctccgcctccgtcgcTGGCCGCCCGAGCGACCTTCGCCTCCCTCGTTGGCACCGCGGAGACTACGACTCTCCTCATGTATGCGCTGGCGCCGGAGGCTGAGGAGGAGCTCAGCTCGGCATGGAAGGTCGTCTCGTGAAGAGATGTAGGGGCGGCCCTCGTCATCCGCGGTGTCGGCTTCTCCAGTGGGGTAATCTCCGGTGGTGggtgaggatgaggaggaggggatggtgGGAGACGGGGCGGCATCATCGACAGCCGCGgcgtgtggtggtggtggttgcgcTGGTGGTGCAGAGAGGTGGGAGGGGAGAGATCTAACAGTGGACCCCAACGATTGTTTTAATAGTATTTAGAACCAAAATCATCGCGGATTAACCGTCGGGAGGAGGGGGTGAGGGGTTATTTGTCCGATTTATATAGTTAGGGGCGAatgatgtctggttttcgggtttgGGGTTAATCCGGTTGACTGCGATAGTCTAATGGGTAATTCgtgtttttccttttatttatttttttatgcaacTTTGACTCCTAGACGTACATtttattatttatcatattaaaAGATCATGAAAGTACCATTTATGTTGATGTTGACGTGACATATTTTAATTGTAAAAGATATTTGAAGTTTGTTTTACATTTTTGtacttatatttatataatCTTTTTTGAATAATGAATAGTAAACCATACTAGGTACGTTAAAACGGTAGCAACATTGTACATTTAAAATTAGAGGTAGTGCCGCATAAAGAGTTTCCGGTCGCACTCGGCACACGGGATGCAATGCAAGACAGGTGGTGATCGCGCGCGGGTTCGTACGTCCATGGTTTTTTGCACACGCATGAGTGCATAGTGCTGTGCATAACCATGTTTAATTAGTCAACTAGTGCTAACCGCTTCAGCACGTCGATGGCAAGCATCTGACTAAGCATCTGAAATGTTAATTGTAAGTAGTTGCAAGATACCAAACGGGTCTAAATCCCAAGTTTGATTCATCAGGCGCGGTAGTGATGATATGATGGATCCCAAGCTGCTCAGAGCCGCAGGCCGCGGCGACTGCGCGGTGCTTGAGGCTCTACTtctgggcgccgccgccgccgccgccgcgacgccaaACCAGCAAGTTGCCATCGACGTCGGCTCCGGGCAACAATCGCCGCTCCTCCTGGACGCGGCGACGACACCACAGGGAGACTCCGCGCTACACGTGGTGGCggcctccggcgacggcgaagggtcCCTGCGCTGCGCGCGCACCATCTACAgccacgccgcgcgcctcctGGACCGCCCCAACGCGAGGGGCGACACGACGCTGCACTGCGCCGCCAGGGCGGGCAACGCGGCGATGGTCAGGTGCCTCCTCGACATGGccagggaggaggagctcgccggcagcGCGGGCAGGGTGGCCGAAGTGATGGAGAGGCAGAACGGCCGGCGGGAGACGGCCCTGCACGACGCGGTCAGGCTCGGCGACAAGCAGCTCGTCGACCATCTGATTTCGGTGCATCCCCGGCTTGCCCGTCttcccggcggcgacgggatgTCGCCGTTGTACCTGGCGGTCTCACTGGGCCACGACCACATCGCAGAGGCTCTGCATCAGCAAGGGGACGAGCTCTCGTATGCAGGACCGGCCGGCCAAACTGCCCTGCACGCTGCTGTCCTACGCGGTGCAGGTACGTACtcctacacttttttttttagaaaattccTCATATGCCACCTAAAGTTCACAGGTTTTCTTATATGCCATCGTAAATTAGCAGTTCATGTATATGCCATCAAACAGAATTTTCGTTCATCTATGCCATCCACGTCACTCAAGAGTAGTGttagctttttttttgaaaaatgacaAAATTACTCTGGATTCCCTTTCTTTCTATGTAAAGCACAAATCAGGGTGAGTTGTAGTTGAAACTATGACTATAACTTTAATAATCATTACTGATTCAACAAACAACCAATAATTGGATGCAAAGTTTGTTTCTCTCctatttttatagttaatttATAGATTATAGAAAGAAATAGTTCATAATCTTTTAAAATGTCACTAAGAACAATAATTTAATTAGTTATAATCTAATTAATGTATCTAACTGGATGTAAGCAttcaatttagaaaaaaaaaaacaaagcaatCTCTCAGCTAGCAAACTGATTATATGCttaatttaatcacaaaaataGGTATGCTTAACTTAACAAGCTGCGTGCTTATTTAATATCGCCATGGAAGTACTCCCCCTGTCCCATAATATTGTAACATAATACCGGACGAGACACTTCATAGTATAACGAATCCAGACATGTTTACTGTACTTTAAATTCGTTATATTATGaagtgtcacatccagtactagattgctatattataattataagacggagggagtaagtaacTTTAGGATACCGACATTAGTGATTAACACCAAAAAGATGCATCAGCTTTGTTTACTCGTAGTAAGAATACTAATACAAAATTGAGGAGTTTCTAAACTATTGACCAGCTTTTCCCTGAGCCATGTCTAGAGAGTGGTACACCAACACTAGGAAGATAAAATGGGGAGGCTGTGCATAAGAAAGAAGGGAAAatatagtttatttatttttaacctCTTTTTTCCAATAAAGAATATACATGTGAATAATTAAGGAAGTGAATTGCGAAAAAACTATAGCAAGTTGCTACTCCCTCtatcaaattgatctacatatttcataggtataCCAAGACCAAAAAAAGCTAATatctctctcatactatatttactctagcaacaaactcgatgcatgcaccattctcgctattttctagccaatagcaaatcaagatattgcatgtggattATAAATACTTGCGTGCATAGATGCATACATCAATGTCTATTTattccaatgcacaaataacaaatagacttaatgaataaacacaaatatatagatcatttaggaataacaaaaaaaaaactatatgtagattagggatggcaatggggCGGGGTGGGACTGGGTTGGACAGGAACGGTCCTGCCCCTAACCCCCGACTTTATCCCCCGTCCCTGGCCCCGGTACCATCTTCGTGTGAAAAGCTTCCCCGCCACCGACCCCGACCGGGGCCCCGCAAGCTGTAGAGAAAGAGGACAAACCAGAACTGTAGCAGCCAAGATGCGGTGGCTTATCGAGGAGGCCAGTGTCGCGGAGATTTGGCGGAGGTGCAGAAGCCGGCTACGCGCGACGAAGACAAAGGCGAAGCAGCCGACGACATGCGACGAAGGCACAACAGCCGGCGACACGCGGCGGAGTTGCAGCAGCCGGAGATGCAGCGAAAGTGCAGCGGCCGGTGACCCGCGGCCGAGACGAAGGTGCAGCAGCCGGCCTGGGCTGACGAGGCGCAGCCTTGCAGGGAGCTGACGAGGCGCAGCAGCCGTGCGGAGTCACTATCGCTTGCAACGACTGCGGTAGCGCCGATGCAGTCGCTACTAATTGACTCtatctttctttttattttcttttgaaaggTCATTGACTCGATCTGGATGGGTGGCTCCGTGACTATGTATGGCTGGGGTAGATAAGACGAGATaaggaaaaggagaaaattGCATATGTACCATGGTATAAAACTGGTTTCGCAAAAATATCATCATTCAAATGGGTTTCGCTAGAATACTATTCTCAATTGAGTACACTTCACCACTTTGCCATTTTCATTATTTCTTTCATTTTAAATTCATTTTATCATCTTTGCATCTCTTTTTGACTGAAATACACCTAGGTCAGCAACGTTGAAGCACTTCACTCCCAACTTGAAATGGATCTGATCTGCAACGTACCGACCAAGTTTATAATTTAGCATATAAATTATCCTCCAACATTTAGCATTTAATTcgagaaataaattaaattaaattaatcaattacATCTACAACTCAGATTCAAATATTTGAATAAATCAATTGCGATTGGACAGAgttgattaatttattttattttatttctcaaaTTATATGCTAAATGTTGGAGGAGAATTATAGGCTAAATTATAAACTTGGTCCGTTGCAGATCAGATCATTGCACGTAAGTGCTTCAGCGTTGATGACTTAGGGGTATTTCAGTCAAAAAGAGATGCAAAGATgataaaataaacttaaaatgGAAGAAATGATGAAAATGGTAAAGTGGTGAAGTGTACTCAGTTGATGATGGTATTTTAGCGAAGCCCATTTAAGTGATGGTATTTTTGCGAAGCCAGTTTTATGCGATGGTACGTATGCAATTTTCTCTAGGAAAAGTTATTTCACAACATGGGCTTGTTTGGGCCACATTTTTAATGGGCCATCTGCGTATGTACAATATTTCCGGGTCCCCATGGGTCACCCGCGGGTAGGAATCTAGACCCGCCCCCGTCCCCGCATATTTCCGGGCCCCCGCCCCGATGCACCTGTGGGGCCAAATATAGCCCCGACCCCGTCCTTGTAGGGGCGGGTCCCCGTCGGGGAAATTGCCATCTCTAATGtaaatcaatttggaatggagataGTACTATTGGGATTGCCTATCCATTTGTCGGGtgatttctaaaaaaatcatccaGATTTTTCTACCCTTAGATTTACATCCAACGGActacaaagaaaaataaaaaaaaaatacatactccctccatcccataatataagggattttgagtttttgatggcaacgtttgaccacccgtcttattcaaaaaattttgaatttattaattattttatttgtgacttactttattatctataatactttaagcacagcttttcgttttttatatttgcaaaagaaatttgaataagacgagtggtcaaacgtttcaagcaaaaactgaaaattccttatattttgggacggagggagtatttacttacacaacaattttatcaaaattacaatgCACTAACATGTCATAttaactgaatttacaaatgtaattgtAGTTATATAGtattgtaattttatattttaaagaaaataacaaatagatatttacttacacaacatTGTTATCAAAATTACAATGCACTTACATAttatatcaactgaatttacaaatgtaattttaattatatagaactgtaatcttatattttaaagaaaataacaaatagatATTCACTTACACAACATTGTTATCAAAATTgtagtgcacttacatgtcatatcaactgaatttacaaatgtaattttagttatatagtactgtaattttgtattttatttttattttaatttcaaatgagagaggagagagagcatCATGCATGTCGATTTTTCagagcaaaaaataaaaataaaatagtgaCTCTAACCATCCGACGCTGTTACACGCGACCCAACTGAACCCTATGCGGGTTCCCAGCCCAACATATACGCACGGATCTTGGCAcatatggaacggcctaaaaaCGACAAatctgagagaaaaaaaatcacatgacaaatctatagcaaaatcgagtactttttaaaaaaattgatccATTCTTTGATATGCAAGAAGTAATATTTCTCCGTTGATTTCGGAGGCCCATCATATGAAGCTTTTATGGTGATCCGATAAATATTGGTGACCATATGCATTCCGATTGGTTTCGTTTTCATATCTGGATTTTAGAGTATTCGTTtcggtttttaaataaaaagatgaAAGCAAATATAGTAGAGGTAGCTTTCACAGTATCCGAGCCGTACGTTTTCATTCCTAATGGCAGTTTATGAAAATTCAATCAACTGATGAATAAACACTCCTTTACGATTGCTAAGATCACACTTAAAAATTATTCTTAAAACATCACAGTTTAAAATTatgcctttttttaaaaaaaaaacagtgctGAGCAATAGTTTGATAGCTACCGTGTTGTATATTGGTTTATCTTAAGCTTTGCTTTGTAAATTATAAAGAAATGACAGAAAAGATGCTGCAATGGAACGATGGTCTCTCCGGCGAAGCCGACGCATCCGGCAGCACAGCGCTCCATTTCGCAGCCTCAGCGGAGGGACCAGAGATCGAGCTCGAGAAGAGCTCACTCCTCCGGCGGCTCGCCTTGCGATGGCCGTGCTCGCgcaatggccgccgccgccgccggacatcGACTCAAGTTCTCCTGAAAGCCGACCCGTCCTTAGCCTGCCGGCCGGACAGCAACGGCGAGTACCCCATACACGTCGCCGCGTCCATGGGAAACCTCAAGCTCGtggccctcctcctccacagGTGCCCGGAGTGCGCCGGCCTCCGCGACGCCCGCGGGAGGACCTTCCtccacgtcgccgtcgaccgggggagggaggagatCGTGGGATTCGCCACCGACGACAGGCGGAGGCGGGACGGCTCTCAGCTGGCGACGCCCATCCTCAACGCGCaggacgacgacggcaacaCCGCGCTGCACCTGGCGGTCGCGAGCGGTGTCCTCAACGTGTTCTGCTACCTGCTGCGGAATCGCAGGGTTTGCTTGGATCTTGCCAACAACGACGGCCTCACTCCGGCTGACCTCTCAAGGTGTACCATTCCCGCTGGGCTTAACTACAAAACGGTAAATCACTTTCGCTTGACTGGTAATTTCTAAATTCTAATGTTACTTGCCTCTCCATTTAATAGAGCTGTCTACATACGTATGTACCATTGTACCtacatacatacacatacacacacatgtGTGTCCAATATGTATGCCATGTGATCAAACTCAtccaatttatataaaaattagataaaaataactatacaaaaccaccTTAGGGAGTAATATGAATGGTTTTGCAAAGATCTGATTTTAAAGTTTAGGGTGTAGAAGTATTtctatctaaagtttagaggagtatttggatatttttttttcttttttaattgttATATAGGGGGAATTTTACAGTTgagatatcaaaattttagtaccTTACTTAATACCTAGAAGTATTAAATTTACCATAGAAATATGGTACCTCTTAGTACCTTCTCAGAGATATTAAAATTACCCTTGTTATAGACATCTCTAGTCTCTAAACCAACTCATATATAACCAATCAACTGAAACATAGTAAGTCCCTTTAATTAGAGATGATTTTGCATCTAATTTAGTAATTTGTTGATGCAGAACGCACGAACGTGGATACTTTGGTCCCTGGTGGTAGCGAAAGCCCTCAGCGGCAACATCCGGCGCGATCACTTCCAGCAGCAGTACGTACCCAAGCTAGACGAGATCGCCGAGTCCAAGAAAATGACGGAGTCGACGCAGATCCTGGGCGTCGGCTCCgtcctcgtcgccactgtcgcgtTCGCGGCGGCTTTCTCGCCGCCCGGTGGCTACGCGGCTGGCGAtggtaataataacaatggcCGTGgcaacgtcgtcgtcgtcgcgggctCTCCGGCGCTGTCGGGGAGGTACGCCTTCGACGCGTTCATGTACGCCGTGACGGTGGCCTTCACCTGCTCCATGCTCGCCACGTTCAGCCTGATCTACgccgggacggcggcggtggactgGAAGATCCGGCACAGGTACTTCAAGCACTCCCTGTCGTGGATGCGCAAGTCGACGAGGAGCTTGCTGGTGGCCTTCGCGCTCGGGGTGTACCTGGTGCTGGCCCCGGTGTCCCGCGCCACGGCGGTGGGCGTCtgcgtcttcaccaccggcacGCTGCTGTTCAGGAACAGGGAGGTGGTGCGGATGCTGATCTGCGCGTACGTGCTGCAGAGGAGGATGGGGATCACGGTGCTCGCGAAGATTGGGGTCCCCATCACCGTCGACCTGGTGAAGTCCAATCTTGTCTACTTGGTCATCTTCGGTGGGCCCCTTTGCACTCCGCTGTGCGTTCTGTTCTTTGTTTGGAGGCTAGCACCAGTGATTATGAGATACGTCCACAGAAAGTTAATATGATGCGGTGAACATCTCTGATGTGATATCATATTAGATGGTGCATGACTTCAAGCGTTAGGGTTCAAATCTGAACTTCTTCCGTAGTCAACATATATGCCAATGTTTTCCTAAAAAAACACATATGCCAGTGCACTTTTATTAAGAATTTTAATAATTGTTAcagtgcatgcatgtgtgtgtttttaaggaaaattggaaaaaaaaagtgtcgATTGTCAATACAACTCCGGCTGGGATATATGATATGATTTGGggttgggggaggaggaggagaaaggggtGAAACGGGGGGCTTCCCCCAGACGCTCTGTAGGCGGCGAGGCGCTGGTATTGATAACCGGAACGGTACACACGGAAAATAGAGCAATCCTTTAgtacattattaattaattattagctccctctatttcataatgtaaatcattctagtatTGGCTACATTCATATGAAACACACGTTATGAATGACTTAACATATTAATATgcatccacattcatattaacttctatatgcatgttgtcggtgacatgggatcaggagtatcatgactagaggtttgaggcagacacaatcgcatacgtggcctggtacccccgagggacgtcgggcccgagggtgatgcattcgccctcctcttagtccccccgagggggtcgggccgcacccccctcggccccgagggccgaggcgccccgacccctcgtgggtttttgctccgcgtatgggttaggtgagcacagtggggctcacctaaccacatttattgcggtttggctaagcgtgtcacgccgcatgtaacgcagtgcagtgcactcgtttatccggtctgtgaccagtcacagaccggtcagatcgtgggttaggtggcgacaggcgatctgatgcacgcctcgccccatcccgtcaggacgagggcttctaggcgctcgtccccagctggagctagcgtgttacctcctagagatggcacgttagtcctggtcagatatatgccaggcttcatcctaaacCATTataggcaagatgttgtgtgaagaagggcgagcatgtagattgctaagctgacacgtggtggacaagaatgaccgacgtgactggtctgataccggtcatgtcgtcagtagacagccacgattccacgtcgcacctgctcccggcgaaagtggaggtagttgtgggccgtctcatcagaaggtgactcggacggcaactatacaaatctccgtccatttatggaaaggggggggggggtaagtccccacaaaaaaagagagaaatggtgcatgtggtatccccttaagatataaaaggaggaccttgcccactgagaggggggattggacttttccagattagaaacctagaacaagggagaggctggctgatactttgtagctccttcatacacagatctcccaaaacacaggagtagggtattacgcttctcagcggcccgaacctgtatacatcgcccgtgtcttgtgtgatttcactctcgcgaactttccacagaccaagagcttagaacctcacccagggcccccggccgaaccggcaaaggggggcctgcgcggtctcccggtgaggagccccacgctccgtcatctggcgcgccaggtagggggctctgcgagggattttctgagctctcgcactctttcgtgtgcgccaagcttttcctgttcagcccaatggccgagccagcaaaggcgcacgacctctccccgagtatgagcggtgacgacggggagccaaacccacgccgtcgagctcgtactccaccgccccctccacgccaaagtcctaggcgggagaaggcgctcgagagggccgaaGGATCCGTGACTTCGACACccacaggaggtggagaagggcggcgagatggggagcgtcgcctcctcgtctacggcgacggcagcacgccccagggcgcgctccaagctgcgggcgcgctcctacgtcacccgcccgtcgcccatgacccggagtctccagcccaacgttggctggacgatgtggccaaattggtcatgactgcacggcagcgcctagatgctggtgggcggtcctccgccaccaaggcctctggtgctgctaccaccggctccgcatcgtcaagacggagggcgcggcgagcggcagccgctgttcgccattcggccgccactccttcgtcaacgcctccgacccgggaagatctgcgtggggaaccggatgctcgcatcagtatcgagcgccggcgtaatggccgacgtgctccccacgcaacggagggcgcctcctcgtccggagtgtcacctcaccacggacgcggggatcagccctccgtgcccccagttggtggtgtcggctgtagagcctttgtggcgagccttcggaatgtccgttggcccccaaggttccggcccaccatcgccgaaaaatatgacgggagcgtcaaccccgccgagtttctccaggtctacacgaccgggatcgaggccgcccggggtgacgacagggtcatggcgaatttctttcccatggccctgaaaggacaagcgcggggttggctaatgaacttgccacccgcgtttgtccactcttgggaggatttgtgccaacagttcaccatgaacttccaaggcacatatccgcgcccaggtgaggaagcggacttgcacgcagtacagcgaagggatgatgagtcacttcgcttgtacattcagcggttctgtcaagtccgcaacaccataccatgcatccctgcgcacgcggtgatttacgcgttcagggggggtgtgcggcacaaccgcatgcttgaaaagatcgcctccaaggagccccaaactaccgcggagctttttcagctcgcggaccgagtggctcgtaaggaggaggcatggacctggaacccctccggttccggtgtggcagcttcggccgcccccggatccgccgctcagatagggcggcgtgacaggaggaggaagaagaggtcagcccataccgacgacgagggtcatgtcctcgccgtcgagggcgcttcgcgggccacccgaaaggggaggcctgcgggaggcaaaaagaacgaggccggcgctcccaacagggagcgcccaaccggcaagtggtgcaccgtccacaacacttcccttcacgaccttgcggactgccgtgcagtcaaaagtttggctgagcggacgaggaagtgggaggaggagaggaggcaggagcgccgagagggcaaatccccggcggttccttccggtaatcggcgaagtgaggccaagcagaaggcccccgacgaggacatcgatgacggcgatgatgacctaggtttccaagagcctggggccaccattgccaccgtcgatgggggagcgtgtgctcacgtttctcgccggagcttcaaggccatgaagcgagagcttctggcca harbors:
- the LOC9268135 gene encoding protein ACCELERATED CELL DEATH 6 — translated: MLQWNDGLSGEADASGSTALHFAASAEGPEIELEKSSLLRRLALRWPCSRNGRRRRRTSTQVLLKADPSLACRPDSNGEYPIHVAASMGNLKLVALLLHRCPECAGLRDARGRTFLHVAVDRGREEIVGFATDDRRRRDGSQLATPILNAQDDDGNTALHLAVASGVLNVFCYLLRNRRVCLDLANNDGLTPADLSRCTIPAGLNYKTNARTWILWSLVVAKALSGNIRRDHFQQQYVPKLDEIAESKKMTESTQILGVGSVLVATVAFAAAFSPPGGYAAGDGNNNNGRGNVVVVAGSPALSGRYAFDAFMYAVTVAFTCSMLATFSLIYAGTAAVDWKIRHRYFKHSLSWMRKSTRSLLVAFALGVYLVLAPVSRATAVGVCVFTTGTLLFRNREVVRMLICAYVLQRRMGITVLAKIGVPITVDLVKSNLVYLVIFGGPLCTPLCVLFFVWRLAPVIMRYVHRKLI